A stretch of DNA from Mauremys mutica isolate MM-2020 ecotype Southern chromosome 25, ASM2049712v1, whole genome shotgun sequence:
AATGTAGACAGCAGCCACTAGAGACCCTCTGGCTCAAACAGGAAGCTGAATCCACCAGACAGATGtttttgaaaaccatttttatttaaataagggTTTAAATACATTACATACAACATTAAAACTGAAACGAAGAATCTGTTGCTTCACAGGGCATTGGGCAGCAGTTACTAGTAACATGTAAGCTCTGCAGCTCTATCTACAATGATCCAAAATTGATCCCTTGTCAGAAGTTTAACCCAAGGTAATGTTTCCTTTGAGCACTCTACTCCCGTAGCTTTGGGTTTAAGGATACCAACAGCTGACTTGGCCCGAGGTCGAGACATTCAGCCTTGGAGAAGCCCTTCTTCCAGGTATGGCCTAAGGCAGATTTCTTCAGTTGCTCTTCTTGGTCAGTCAGTTTGCGCCTAGCCCACGACACCTCCAGAAGCCAACCCTGCCTACAGGATGCTATTTCCCCATTCAGTGTCACAGCTCATGTTTGGTGCCTCCTGCCATTTAGGACCACAATAGGCACCTCAAGTATTAAAGTCCATTTAAATGGAAAGGACGCTGGACTGAAGAGAGATTCAGACAAACAGTCTCTGGACAGACATGTTGAGTCCCTGGACTTAACACAAACTTCTGTTATTTTTAGCCTCAGGCTGGACACTGCCTGATTTACCTCGGTTTAAATGAGGGACAGCAAGACGAGACAGCATGGCTCTGGCCAGTTTATTACATCGCCGAGTTACACTAGTCCAGACTAGACAGCGGACTTCAGATGGTTACATTACACAATCCAGCTGGCTTTAAACTTATGACAAGGGACAGAATGGGATTTTACTCATTGCAAGGCAGTCCTCTCACTTAACGTGTCAGAGATCCACAGGCACTTAAAACCCATGGACCTTCAGCTGGTCGTCTTTAGCCAGACCAATCTGTGAAGAAAAAAAGACAACCATAAGCCTTACAGAACACTAACTTGGTGGACTTCTGACATTCAGATACTGCTTAAGTAGGACACAGTAAAATTACCAAAGCTCCTGTCACCAAGGAAGCACAAAGCTACAACTTCTAGAACTAGGCGGAGTCCCCAGAAAAGCAACATTATAATCAATACACAGGTTGAGAAAAACGCAGGTAATTTATTTACTGagtgtccctccaccccctcttctGAGTCTTATTCTACCTTTTGGTATGAGGACGTACCAGATCCAACACTAACAGCTCATTAAACCACAGCATATAGAGGCATCTCTTCAATTATAACGAAATTACATTAAGGTTGATGAATAGTAAACAATCTGCTAAGTTCTGGAGCACCAGTTCTAGAAGGGAAGGTCATACCTCGATGAGGAACTGGCATATGTTCTTGCGCTGGTCACCCTGCAGCTGAATCACTTCTCCATATTCTGGGTGTTCAATCACAGTACCATTGCAAGCAAATTTCTACAAGTAGAAAAATCACATTTTGCCAACACTGCAGTGCAGTCAGGTGTCCGCCTATCCCGCGATTCAGAAAGGCGGCCACACACCACACAAGGTCATCTTTCCACACGGAAACATAGGAAGGATTCGATGTACTTGGTTCTGTCCCCGGAACccagctttttgtttttttaaatcaaaggttTGTAACTAGCCCCTTCAGAGGCTCAAGACTTCAGTTTAACAGCAGCTCCGCCGGCCAATATTTATCCTCATGTGCCCCCTGCCACTCAGCCCAAAGCACTTTCTGACTCCTTTTAGTTTGGAAGTATTTAAGCTTcactcactccccccaccccatcaatgCCCAGCAAAACACCCCATGGGGCAGCCCCCCCACCAGTCCCCATCCCTCCCGGGGCAGAACCCCCCCTTCACTGCTGGCAACCCCCCCATCAGTCCCCCCCAGGGGCAGAACCCCCCCTTCACTGCTGGCAACCCCCCCCTCtagtcccccgcccccccgggggcAGAACCCCCCCTTCACTGCTGGCAACCCCCCCCTCTAGCGCCCCCCCGGGCAACCCCCCACCAGTCCCCCCCAGGGGGAGAACCCCCCTTCACTGCTGGCAGTGAACACCCCCActagcccccccccgcccagggaaTTCGCTCCCCGCCGGGCGGCCCCCACCTTCTTGAAGGCCTTCACCAGCTTCTTTTTGTCGTAGTCATCCGCGATGCCCTGGACCGTGGTGAGGGTCTTGCGGCCGTTGCGCTGCTGGATCCTTATATGGATGTAATCCTCAGTGCCGCCGGGGAGCAAGTCATCACCCTTACTTGCATCCGCAAAGGGGTCTGCGGGACAGAGCGCGCGTGGTGACGTCAGCGGCGCGGTGACATCAGCGGCGCGGTGACATCAGCGCGGCGCCCgcaggccccgccccgccccttgcgccacagctgccccgcccccggcaaaCCGACGCACCCGAAACAGCGCTCGCGATTGGACGGCGGCCGAGTCCGTCTGGGCAGAGCCCGCCCGTCCCGCTGACGCAACGCTCCGGGGAATTGTAACTGCGCCACCGAGCGccgccccccggcgccccctccccccggcgcaGGGCGCAGGCGCCAGGCGctccccccccgggcccggcccccccgctCACCGAAGGAGTGGAGGTTCTGGATAGCGGACATACGATACGCTTCCCTTCCCTCggtggaggcggcggcggcgggagcgGGCGGGCGGCGGAGGCCGGGCAGGGCGGGCGGCAGCGGCTCGAGCGGGTCTCTGTCAGGAGGATGATGCTCTCGCTGCGGCGGCTCGAGACCGTGTCAAGGGGGCGGGACTGGCGCCGCCTGCTTATATAGCCGCCCCTTGTGACGCCAGCGCGCACGGGAAGCGAGGGCTGCGATTGGCTTGGGGCGGCTTACGTCACCACGCACGGAGGGGGAGCCGCGGCGTgattggcaggggtggggccgggcGTGTGCGCGCTGGGGCCCGGGAAGGGGTTTTGCGCATGCGCCTTGGGGGACCGCGGGAGTGTGGTGTGGAGCATGCGCAATGGAACGGGAGTGGCTTTAGTGGGACAGGGccgcaaggtgggggaggggagccggggCCTTGTCCCCCTTCCCGAGCCCAGCGCCGgcctccggcccctcccccacccgttATCCCCCCAACGccgctctgagccccgcccccggcatcGCCCCCCAACACCCGCGGTCTCAACCCGCCCGCGCGGGCCTGGAGGCGCCAGGAATTAAAGCCGGTGCCCCCCCGCTCAGTGCCCCCCCCGCCAGCACcgagcccccctgccccgccccccccgggtaAATACCCCCCCCCCACGTTCACAATCAGCCAGAAATCAAGCGAGTCCCGGTTCAAAACATGCCAGGCCCTAGGAACCCAACACTCTGTGACTAGATCCcggcctgcagcctgggactggggtgggggccagccccccgccccccggcccctgcTTGTCCCCCATCCCCGGCCCCTGCTTGCCCGGAGCTGATCCAACAAAAGACGCTACGCGCCAAAAAcgagccaacaagcaactcacaagccaatgaAGCCCAAACCAAGCCCCATTTCTGTGTGTTTtcgtgggtttggcatgtctggacACACCAGCCCCACACTGGAAGCAGGTGGTGTCCCCCCAGTGTGCCCGGGACATGCTGCGCTGCATGTCCATCCGCACCAGAGAGCAAAACGTGCTGAGCCACCCGGCAGAGGGTTTGGAGGGGACTGAAGGTCCTGGGTGAAACCAGGAGTTCCAGGGAGCTGCTTATTGTTATCATCACTGATAATTTTGAGGCTCCCAAAAGCAGATGAGAGAcaacgtgggtgaggtaatgtcttttattggatcaacttctgttggtgagagagaccgtGTAACTCGAAAGcttttctctcaccaacagaaattggtgcaataagagatattacctcacccacattgtctctctattATCCTGGGACCTACATGGCTACATCAACACTGCAGGAAACGCAGAGGAAGGTACGATCCTGCACCAAGAATCTCGACCAATTAAAACTCTCAGAAAAAAGTGCAGTGGCCAAATGCTGCTTTGACAAGGAGACCCCTGAGCTGTAGGCTCTAATTCTCCCCTCCTGCAATGCAGGAAACTTTCTTCTGAACCTGTTTGGAAGCATACAGATGCCGAAAGCAGGAGAGGCAGATGGCTTGTGGAACAGAAGACGTGTAGGATGCAGCGTAACCTCCATTGCTTACAGCTCCATCCCCAACGGATTTTATTTCAGCAGAGGCTGGAGTGTTTACTTTTGTTACTCAGATCCCACGATGGTGACAGATGTAGTGTGAAACCCAGCAGGTAGATAGTAATTCAGAGATGCAGACTGATTCCTTGTGCTCTCTTCCAAGGCTGACTTTCCAGCACagccacagccagggccggctttaggaagtgcggggcccaattcgaacattttcggcggggccctgggagggatgactaaaaaaaagtgtaaaaaaaaaagcctctagtTTCTTCCATGTACTATTTGCTTTCCATAGCTATATAAatgataaaattatatattatgtaccttgcatcatatatgctgttgattggttattaatgacggccgtttcacatgtgtgggtccccaccactccctgggggtgtgcacatatgtgagtcccagctgctccctgcccccctcattgaagtaggtgtgcagggttactgccctgggaactgcagggcagcagtggacatggggctggttggaggcagggcaggggctgactggagggagggtctggctgcaggcagggcaaggggtgcagggctggctggagacaggggagtgtggggcaggctggcttcaggcaggggtgtgtggcaggggttggctggagacagggttgggggtttggcaggggttggctgtgggcacagggtgcagagctggctgcaggcgggggggcagcagaggccatttaaatagcccccagagccctggggtagcagggctgcagggtaggacttgccgtgctccggtcggagctccagccggggccgtggggcttgccgTGCTCCAGCCGGCGCTTTggtcaggggagcggggccacggAAGACCCCAGAGCAGACCTCCTGGGGTGGGAAAGTCTGTCTTTACCAGCAGCcttaggcagtcttcccattcactgcttcATCATGCCACTctctcagtggctggcagggaaaCCTGGGTCCACCCTCCTCCAGGTTCAAGCTTAGGGACCCACTAGTCAACAGTCAAGGTCTGGTCTCTTCTAGAACCGTACTGCCTTTTCCTGAGCCCTAGCTTCGCCTgactccaggtttgctagcccaACCAGACCTCCCTTCTCCAAGGCTGGAACTACAGAGTTTCCTACCAGTCCCTTTTGCTTCCAATCTCGTGTCTTTATAGTCCCAGTCCAGCTTGTTCCTCCTCAGGTGGGCTCCCTCATTCAGCCAGTCTGCATCAACCCTTTCCAGGCAACAGTGGggtaaacaccccatc
This window harbors:
- the EIF1 gene encoding eukaryotic translation initiation factor 1, whose translation is MSAIQNLHSFDPFADASKGDDLLPGGTEDYIHIRIQQRNGRKTLTTVQGIADDYDKKKLVKAFKKKFACNGTVIEHPEYGEVIQLQGDQRKNICQFLIEIGLAKDDQLKVHGF